The Nymphaea colorata isolate Beijing-Zhang1983 chromosome 5, ASM883128v2, whole genome shotgun sequence DNA segment TCAACACACTTACCTTACTGCCACGCAATCGTCCTTCAATTCTCATCAACTGGGGAACCTTATCCCTTGTGAGCGCATGCAGGGATATCTCCGGCAGTGCCTCTTCTATCGAAGTTTTTGTGTCTTCAGCTGTGGGGGTTTCTTCTTTGTTAGGGGGCTCCTCCCCTTCTTCAACCAAATACATATGTAACCGCCTGCAATTATGCCCTGGTGCCCATGGGCGATCACAATGGAAGTAGATGCCTTGACACCACTTTTCCATTTGCACGGGCATCAAACGTCTCACTACTTGTCGAGGCAGGTTGCTAGTCTTAGCTCCAGTTGGTGCATAAGGGAGAGTTTCTACCTTCATTGGACCTTGCTGAATGGTCCTAGTGTCAGGCCAATTCCTGCCGGTCGTGTGCAATCGTCCATATTTTTCCTCCACTGTGCGAGCGATTTCAAAGCATTCTGACAAGGTTCAAGGTTTTATGATTTATCGCCTATACTTCTATTCGTAGCTCGTCCTTAAGACCTCTAACAAACACCCAGATAAGGACCTCTAGGGGCCAGCCACGAACCATGTTCGTAAGTGGCTCAAGCTTTGATTGACACTCTACTACCGTGCCTATCTGCCTAATTCTCGAGAGCTCGACATTATAATCCAGGTAGGCTGAAGGCCCAAAGCAAGCGGTGATCTCCTTGATGAGGGTCTCCCAATCTGGCTTCCCATGGTGCGAGAGTAGCCATCAATACCAATGGATTGTCGCTCCTTCGAAGTAGACAGCCGCTTGATTcaccctctcctctctcacAATTCCCTGGCATTTGAAGTACTATTCTAATCGAAACACCTAGCTAATGGGGTCATCTCCGGTGAACCTCAAAAATTCCATCTTTGAAGGTTTCCAAGATTCCCCTGCTCCATTCGGCGGCCACTGCCAGCTATTTCCCCTTCGATCATCGGTCTGCGTCTGCTTTGAACTAAGAGAGCGTTGCGTACCTTGTTGGAGGCTTTCATGAAGCAGGGTCGCCATTGTCTGTTGCTCAGCGATCAGAGTCTCCAGGCATGTGTCCATTCCATCCAGGCATTAATCCATTAGGTGCATCCACCCCTCCAAGGCCCCTATCGCCGCTTCCACCTGATTCCAATGGTTCTCCATCGCCGCCATTGCGTCCCTTGTTGGGATCCTCTCCACCATGGTGTTTGTGCTCTAATACCTTGATAGCTACCAAGTAGCTATCGTCCTTCCTACCTGTTCTAACTCTCTATATTAAGCACACAGAGTAACACAAACCTAGCTTCAAAAGTAATCTTATTCATCATTAGGCTTTTAATTCCCCTTAAGgcgtatatatatgtatcttgtgTGAGTGGGTGGGTTTATTACATGGCCTAACTAGTGACCCGACCCGTGAACTACCTGTGATTGTTGAAACAAAGACAGAACTAAAAACGTAAAGACATGAACAAGGCTGTGTTAGGCCCACAGAAGGATGAACATTATCCTCACAAAGGCCTTGCAGATGCACATATTTGAAAAGTCATATTGCAAATTTATTTTCCTTATGCAGCAATTGCATGCTGAATGGTAAAGTAAGTGGTTCAGAGTAGCAAGCAGGTGAGCCAATGTGGAACCAGTTCTACCCAAGATTTTGAAAGTACCATTTATCTTGACTCTCAGATATTTAAAACGTTAATTTTCTGAACAAACATAGGAAATGGACTTCTAGGAAACAAAAAAGCATAAATTATAAGTTATAACCAATCCACTTGAAAGCAAATGGACCATACACTTACAGATATTGGATGCCAAAGTAATTAATAATATGAGATAAAGATTGTTGTTCCATTTATAGTTGTTGTGCAAAAGCCTGTTGCCCCAAGCTCTCCATTTTTTCAGTTAGTTTCCTAAGTCCCTCTGTATGGTTTGCTAGTTCCATGAGGACCTTCATTCTCTTGAAAGAGACATTACTAGGCTTCAGACCCATGTCAAGCATTTGAAGGAAGCACCTCTCCAAGTCGAGCAGCCTTCCAAGATCACATAGCATGTCAAACAAAATATCTGAGACAAGGATACAAGAACCAAATCCCCTCTCGATCATGTCATTCCAAAGTGTGAGGCCCATTTCTGCTTTCTCCTGCCTGCGGAACATTTTCACGAGGAACATGCATGATTGGGTATGAGGTAGGCATCCCGTTCTCATCATCCTCTGGTACAAGATCCATGCACTTGACAAGTTGTTTGACCAATAGAAACACCGGAAGAAGAGATTATAAGTCGTAGCATTTGGAGACACGCCCTTCTCTACCATTTCATCAAGTAGTGTATAAGCGTCCCCTAGCCTTCTAGCAATGCAAAAATTCCGTATGGCAGCATTATAAGCAGCTGCATCAGGACCACAACCATGTTCCTGCATTTCTTTGAGAATATCACAAGCCTTATCAGGCTGACCAACCAACCCCAAGCCCCCAACAATACTGGTGTATGTCAGCAAGTCCGGGTAGATCTCCATCTCCCTCATTTCAGCTAGGGTTTTGTAAGCcttctccatttccttgttctTGCACAAAACATCGACCAAGCAGTTGTATGAGACTATATCCGGCCTGCACCCCAGCTGAGTCATCTCTTTGAAGAAGCTCTCCGCCTCTTCTACAGTCTTCCAACCAGACAAGAGAATGTTAAACGTGTGAAGATTTGGCCGAAACTCATGCTTCAGGTTGTGGAAGACATTTCTAGCATCATCCATTCTCTTTTCTTGGCAAAGTGTCCTAATCAAGGCATTGAAACAGTCCGTATCAAATTCCCCAGGATAATACTTCCTAAACCTATTGAAGCTATCAACTGTAGTCCTCACAGAGCACACCTTGGCAATCCTAGCAAGAACCACTTGCATAGTCCTTGTCGTGATCAAGGAACAGTCCTTGCGGCGCATCTCCTTCAACAAGCCCCACAACTTGTCAAACTGCCTCATCCTCCCCAATATGTAAAGCATGTTATCATAAGAATCAGCACTATGAAAGAATCCTCTCCTTCGACCTGCCAGAGAGAAGAACTCCAAAACTTGCAATCCATTACAATGACCAAACCTCGCCTTCCTCAAAACCTCATCGACCAATTGATTAGACAAGAAGATCCCACTCTCCTTCAACAACCTGCCCAACTCATTCTGATCACTGACTTTGCTtttacatataatctcataaatgGCATCAGCTTCACTCTTTCGATGGATCAAATGAGTACCCTTTTCTGAACTCCCATCCTGATGTCCCATGACCTCAGATgtacaaaaaagtgaaaagtgaGAGGCAAAAGAACCATTGAAACCATTACAATGGGAATTACTGCGGAATGAGCTAAAAGCACGTGGGGACCATGATAATGAAGCAAAGATATCACGAACACTATTTGAGAAAAGGATGGATGACATAGATCTGGCACATGTCTTCACAGTCATGCCTgactctttcaaatatttatacatTTTGTTATTGCTACGTACaccaaactgaaaaaataagaacaaagatatgttaaattcaaattaaaatgttatgagagagaagaaaagcaaGAGAACTTCATGCAAAAAGGGAATGAAATAGTTGAAGCACTTGAACATAGTGCACAATCAAAGGAGGCACCCTAGTGCACAATCAAAGGAGGCACCCACATTCTCTATCAACAGTCATAAAAATCCAAGTGAAGAATACCACCAAATAAACGCACTTAATGAACTAACTTCAATCACACAACCAATATAATTGGATGGCTCACAAATAAGCACTTGTAAAGCAACttatggaaaaa contains these protein-coding regions:
- the LOC116254052 gene encoding putative pentatricopeptide repeat-containing protein At1g02420 isoform X2; the protein is MGHQDGSSEKGTHLIHRKSEADAIYEIICKSKVSDQNELGRLLKESGIFLSNQLVDEVLRKARFGHCNGLQVLEFFSLAGRRRGFFHSADSYDNMLYILGRMRQFDKLWGLLKEMRRKDCSLITTRTMQVVLARIAKVCSVRTTVDSFNRFRKYYPGEFDTDCFNALIRTLCQEKRMDDARNVFHNLKHEFRPNLHTFNILLSGWKTVEEAESFFKEMTQLGCRPDIVSYNCLVDVLCKNKEMEKAYKTLAEMREMEIYPDLLTYTSIVGGLGLVGQPDKACDILKEMQEHGCGPDAAAYNAAIRNFCIARRLGDAYTLLDEMVEKGVSPNATTYNLFFRCFYWSNNLSSAWILYQRMMRTGCLPHTQSCMFLVKMFRRQEKAEMGLTLWNDMIERGFGSCILVSDILFDMLCDLGRLLDLERCFLQMLDMGLKPSNVSFKRMKVLMELANHTEGLRKLTEKMESLGQQAFAQQL
- the LOC116254052 gene encoding putative pentatricopeptide repeat-containing protein At1g02420 isoform X1, with the protein product MYKYLKESGMTVKTCARSMSSILFSNSVRDIFASLSWSPRAFSSFRSNSHCNGFNGSFASHFSLFCTSEVMGHQDGSSEKGTHLIHRKSEADAIYEIICKSKVSDQNELGRLLKESGIFLSNQLVDEVLRKARFGHCNGLQVLEFFSLAGRRRGFFHSADSYDNMLYILGRMRQFDKLWGLLKEMRRKDCSLITTRTMQVVLARIAKVCSVRTTVDSFNRFRKYYPGEFDTDCFNALIRTLCQEKRMDDARNVFHNLKHEFRPNLHTFNILLSGWKTVEEAESFFKEMTQLGCRPDIVSYNCLVDVLCKNKEMEKAYKTLAEMREMEIYPDLLTYTSIVGGLGLVGQPDKACDILKEMQEHGCGPDAAAYNAAIRNFCIARRLGDAYTLLDEMVEKGVSPNATTYNLFFRCFYWSNNLSSAWILYQRMMRTGCLPHTQSCMFLVKMFRRQEKAEMGLTLWNDMIERGFGSCILVSDILFDMLCDLGRLLDLERCFLQMLDMGLKPSNVSFKRMKVLMELANHTEGLRKLTEKMESLGQQAFAQQL